Below is a window of Dehalococcoidia bacterium DNA.
GCCGACCTGCACGTCCTCCCAGAAGCGCGGCTCCGCGCCGCGGACCTCTTCTTTCAGGGTGTCTTCTTCGATGCGCTTGAGTTCTTCCGGCGTGTACGCGTAGTGCTCAACGCCCGAGTACTTGCCGCGCTCGCGGGCGGCCGCGCGTTCGGCGCGGACCTGCCAGCCCTTGCACCGCGCAACGTCCTCGCCGCGCTGGTTGCGGTAGGTGGCGACGCTGTAGGTCAGGACGATACGCTTGGCGAACTCGCTCTGCTTCACCTTCAGGTCGGAGAACTGCTCCTGGACGGTGATGCGGTCGCCCACCATCATGGGCTGAAGAAACTGCCAGTCATTTCCCGCGTGGAAGCCGTGGACGCCGGGCAGGCCCCCCACGCGACCGGAGCACCAGTAGACGCTGTACAGGAACGAGGGCGGGGCGATGATGCCGCCCCAGCGCGTCTTGCAAGCGTATTCGGCGTCAAGCCAAAGCGGGTTGTCGTCGCCAATGCCGTAGCAGTAGTGGCGGATGTTGTCTCGCGTGACCTCGGTGTTCCAGGGGCCGGTGCCGTACTGGCGCGTGCGGACGTAGCTGCCCAGGCGGGCGCGGAGTTGTTCGAGGCCTTCGTCGGTGATACTACCCTGCTGCAAGACCAAGGTAAACACCTCCTGACCTGCGTGTGGTTCACTCCCGGAAACGGCCCGGACGCCGCCGCCGAGCGCTCGGTGCACGGCGAAAAGGGGAAGGCCGCCCAACGCGGACGGCCCTCTCTGCCTGTAACCGAGAGTTACTCGGGGGGGGTGCCCTTCTTCAGGCTTTCGACGTACGCCTTCAGATCGTCTTTGCGCGTGGGGAGGCGGACGATGGCCCAGCCGGGCGCGCTGACCTCGTCCCTCTGGTTCTGAGCCCAGACATCGAGCTGAACAAGGTGCTCCTTGGTCTTCTCGTCCACCCACTTCTTGGTGACCTTGCCCTTGATCCACTGGGTGTCGCCGACGACGTTGAAGCGGCGGAGCTCGCCGTACATGCGCTTGCAAAAGCCGTAGTCGCTCATCCAGTCGTAGATGCCGTGGATGAGCCAGCTCATGCGCTGGCAGCCGTAGTCATAAGCGCCGGGGATGCCGATCTCCTGGGCGCGCGACTGCTCCATGTGGACCAGTTCCGGCACGTCAATCTGGCCGGTAGTGGAGTCTATCATGACCGCGCCCGGGTGACGCATGGTGTACTTGTAGAAAATGCGGTGAGCCTTCATGAATGGGGAGCCGCCGCCCATGATGTAGGCGAACATGTCGCGCATGGACAGGGGGCCCTTGATGACGGGGGTGGTCTCATCGCCCACCTTCACGTCGTCCCAGTAGCGCGGCTCGCCGCCCCGGGGCTTCTCGTCAATAACCTGCTGGATGGTCTTCTGCATCTGCTCTGGCGTGTAGGTCGCAGCCTGAATGTCGCGGTACTTGCCCTTTTCGCCGGAGGCCTTGCGCTCGGCGCGGACGCTCCAGCCCAGGGCCGTGGCCACGACCTCGTTCCGCTGGTTGCGGTATGTGGCGACGCAGTACTCAAGGAAAGTCCGGCCCG
It encodes the following:
- a CDS encoding MaoC family dehydratase N-terminal domain-containing protein translates to MVLQQGSITDEGLEQLRARLGSYVRTRQYGTGPWNTEVTRDNIRHYCYGIGDDNPLWLDAEYACKTRWGGIIAPPSFLYSVYWCSGRVGGLPGVHGFHAGNDWQFLQPMMVGDRITVQEQFSDLKVKQSEFAKRIVLTYSVATYRNQRGEDVARCKGWQVRAERAAARERGKYSGVEHYAYTPEELKRIEEDTLKEEVRGAEPRFWEDVQVG
- a CDS encoding MaoC family dehydratase N-terminal domain-containing protein, which produces MVAHPTEHAVITPEMLEEVRKRIGVEFTPRDYPFWNTQANWDAVRQYCWGIGDDNPLFNEAEYAKKSPWGTNVVPFNFLYSVYWCSGRYGLPGIHGWHSGNDWKLFKPILKDDTISYTVKVTDLVEKKSQMAGRTFLEYCVATYRNQRNEVVATALGWSVRAERKASGEKGKYRDIQAATYTPEQMQKTIQQVIDEKPRGGEPRYWDDVKVGDETTPVIKGPLSMRDMFAYIMGGGSPFMKAHRIFYKYTMRHPGAVMIDSTTGQIDVPELVHMEQSRAQEIGIPGAYDYGCQRMSWLIHGIYDWMSDYGFCKRMYGELRRFNVVGDTQWIKGKVTKKWVDEKTKEHLVQLDVWAQNQRDEVSAPGWAIVRLPTRKDDLKAYVESLKKGTPPE